In the genome of Dromiciops gliroides isolate mDroGli1 chromosome 1, mDroGli1.pri, whole genome shotgun sequence, the window GACAGGGTAGGAGGAAGAGTGGGGTATTTTTCAGACAATCCACCTTTGCCTCCTAGAATCAGCTACCTGGACAGCAGTCTCTTAGCTTCAGCTCTTCCATCAATAGGGTTTTGATGTTTTGTTATGGTCCCTATATTGtgttctttccccacccccactcctccaAAAGGAATACCTTTTCACTGGTagttttttattaaataatttatttaagttTCCAatctttgtttagataagatttccaatttcaatttttttctccctcccacccctccctgcccccctccccaagatggcaggtaatctgatatataacattaaatatatttctgcattagtcatgttatacaagaagaatcagagtaagaaggaaaaatctcaaaaaagaaaaacaacagcaccaaaaacaaaagagatagtatggtccaatcagcatccatactacacagcttcttttttttttttctggatttggagagcctttttcatcatgagtcctttggaactttcttataccattgtattgctgagaagaatcaagtctatcacagttgatcaacacataatgttggtaCAATGTACTCCTGTTTCTTCTCAtctgttcatgcaagtccttccaggtttctctgaattcctcctgctcatcttttcttacagcacaatagtattccattacattcatataccgcaacttgtccagccattcccctcaacttccaattcattgccaccacaaaaagagcagctataaatatttttgtacatgtgggtccttttcccttttccatgatctctttggaaaagacccaaaagtggtattgctaggtcaaagggtatgcacagctttatagccctttgggcataattccaaattgctctccagaatggttggatcagttcacagatccaccaacaatgcattagtgttccaattttcccacagcttctccaacatttattattttccttttttgtcattttaggcaatgtgataggtgtcaggtggtacctctgagttgttttaattttcatttctctaatcaatagtgatctagagcattttttcatatggcagtatataactttaatttcttcatcagaaaactgcctgttcatatcctttgaccatttctccagttggggaatgacttggattcttataaatttgattgagttccctatatattttagagatgaggcatttatcagaagtactggccacaaaaattgtttcccagctttctgcctcccttctaattttggatgcattgcttctgtttgtacaaaaattttttaatttaatgtaatcaaaatcatccattttgcatttcataatattctccatctcttgtttggtcataaacttttctcctttccaaagatctgaaaggtagactattccttcctctcctaatttacctatggtatcacctcttatgtctaaatcatgtacccattttgaccttattttagtataaggtgtaagatattggtctaatttctgccatactatctcccAGTTTTCCCTTACTGGTAGTTTTAGAGGCTCATGTTAGGTAATGTCACTATTGGGCTAAGGAAAGGCATGAGGAAACAGGAATTGTAAGACCCTCATGTCTTACAATGAGGTATGCCACATCTTTTACCCATAGCAACGTTACAAACAGAATTGGGCGTGGTATGGACTTTGGTCAGCACAGAGTTACCCAGTATCCCAGTGAAACTTCCCTTATGAAAGTTTATATCTGTGATGGGTGGACAAGGATGTGGTAAACAAGATCATTTCCACAAAGCTAGGTGGTagattcttcccccccccccccagggaccATCTTGGCTTCTGGATACTTCTCAGTTTCTCCTTGGGAGTTTGCAAGGTCGACTTTAGAGTTGCTACCTTTGTCTTGTGAGTAGTGGGGCTTAAAGAGGCCCTTCTGGACCTCCTGATCAGTGACAGTTAATAGGATTATTTATTGTTCTGGTTAAGAAATGAGTCATTGAGAAGACTCATTGAGACTCAATGAGACTCATGGAGATGGTGGGGGGTTTTCTGTGTTATGAGAACAGTAGTCCAGGGTGTTACAAAATGAGACTGTGGGGACTATTCAAAATAGAAAAGCCAGAAAGTAACTCCTAGGACCTTGGCTAAGGTACAACTCCCTGGGTAGCATGAGGCAAACGGTAACCTAGGTGCCCACTCCCTTCGTTGCTTGCTGTCCCAAACCAGGAGTTATGTCGTGTACTCTCTGCCCAGTTCCCTGGGCCCTCTCACTGGAATCCTTCTATGAGACTGGGCTGGTCAGGGCTAAGGAGCAGATAGATCTCCAACAAGGATACTATATGTTGCTAGGGGTCCTGACTAGCCAGGTCAACAGAGTCCTTCCTTGCTATTGGTATAGCTTGATCAAAGCTGCAAACAGCTACATTTCTTCCTGTTTGTTGTATTGTCTCCCTGCCCATCCAGTAGTGAGCAAAGCCCTTTATGTCCCTTGGTTTCATTTGGTTCTTACAATCACTGGTGCCTAATTAGATCTCTCCCTTGTGTTCCTATAGTTGCAGATCTGGGACACAGCTGGGCAGGAGCGTTTCCGTACCATCACCCAGAGCTATTACCGAAGCGCCAATGGAGCCATCCTTGCCTATGACATCACCAAAAAGAGTTCATTCCACTCTGTGCCCCACTGGATTGAGGATGTCAGAAAGTATGCAGGCGCCAACATAGTCCAGCTACTGATTGGTGAGTTATAGgactttctttcctctgaattcCGGGCAGTCAAATCTATTCAATTCAGTAgagtagcatttattaaacacctacagtGTACCAAGTGCTTTGGCCACCTAACCCAAGTAGGGTTGCTGTGTTATAGCCTAATCCTCTGTTGTATaggagaggaaactaaggcccaaatgCATAGTGGTAGAGCCAGAGTTTCAACCCAAATATCTTCACTTCTAGTCCTACTTAGAACCTTTAGGGCAACCCTCagggggtgtgtgtgtctgtgtgtctgtgggggggggttgtctctctgtgtgtctgtgtgtgtctgtctctgtctctcttggacACACGCACACCAGGGGTTTCTCAAAATGTGATATGAGACTGGAACTGTGGGCTAGCTGGGGTAGGGAGCAGGAGTGAAAAAAGGATGTCACGGTGGTCATTAGTGCAAAGGTGAGTTGACAGTGCCAATTAGTTGATTAGCTTTTGACCTGCCCTAGGTCCTGAAATGCAAGCTTGAATCCAGGAATCAGCTGGACAGAACGTCAGGGGTCACCAAACCTAATCCTCTTATTTTCTATGTAGGACAAGATGTGAGGAATGAAATGCCCAGAATCTtcggggggggggtagggggggaagggggagccaggatttgaacccaagtcttctgactccaaaaccccTACTGCAAGCCACTGGTACTCAGCTAGTCCAGGAAAAAAAGCTGTTTACTCAAAAGGCATTTCTTATTGGACCTTATTCTACTTCCATACTTaaacttcattcattcaataatttattaagcacttgaatTTACTGATTCCCCATGACTATTTCAAGTGTCTCTGTAAGCCCTCAGCCCTTCTCCTTCCATGGTCACGATTTTGTTGCCAGTTCTATTGAGAAAATGAAAGTCATTTTTCTTCAGTTCCCTCAATTTCCTGCTTCTCCTCaaacctccttccctcccatctcaAAGGAAACCTTCCCTTTTGCTAAGGTTCACACCTCTGCCTAGCTCTCAATTATACTTTGAGAATCCCTAGATTCTCCTGCCCCTCCTCCAGAACTTTGTCCTGTCAGTTACCCACGTGATATGTCTTTAATCTCTCCCATTCTCTTGGTCCCTATCCATCTGTTTACAAACATGCTTAGCTCTCCacaatccaaaaagaaaaaaaaaatcccttgacCCTTCTGTTCCATCAAACTTGCCAtctgttctctcttttcttctcccatgTTCTTGGGGAAAAAAGGGTCTCCATCAGATGCCACCATGACTTACTACCCACTCGCTCATCTTCTGACTTCTGTCACCACTACCTTATAGAAAGTGCTCTCAGAACAGAGATGCTGGCAAGATTTGTGTCCCCTGCTTAACCTCATAGGAACTTGGATCTAGAACTCAGGACCTTAGCCATCacttcaggaaactgagacccagggaggttaagtgatttatttatccaaggtcactcaAGTATTAAGTGGTAGAActagaattggaactcaggtcctttgactccaaatccattgcccATTTTAAGAAaacagacaggggcagctaggtggtggatagagcaccggccctggattcaggaggacctgagttcaaatctggcctcagacacttgacacttactagccctgtgaccctgagcaagtcacttaaccccaattgcctcaccaaaaaagaaagaaagaaagaaagaaagaaaacagacaagtaGGAAGCTTTGAAAggtaaatttattatatacttgcatctcgcatatataaatatatgtgtataagtatataaataaattcaCTCTTCAAAGCTTCTTGTCTGCTTTCTTCTGACcttcattctgttcttttctgtacATTACTTTTTGgtatcctttttgtgtgtgtgggtggcaatgagggttaagtgacttgcccagggtcacacagctagtaagtgttaaaagtctgaggccggatttgaactcaggtcctactgactccagggctagtgcttgagccacctagctgccccagtatcctTTCTTTGTCACTACCCCTTGCTTCCTCTCACCTTCCCCCTCaccatttgaaaaacaaaacccttgtagcAGATAaggcacagtcaagcaaaaccaattccATTATGTTAacctgaaatctgccttcttgAAATGTCCAGTCATTGCTCTTAATTGTATGGGGGTGTATGGAGTGTTCAAGGAGGacgactagtacctctggtgtgagggcttgctgagccgtcaggctgctcatctaccttttgaggtctacctgtcacccaactctctcctgtggctccaagaagctgtagcatgcacaggggccacaccctggtaaaaccacccagcagacaggctaaaccaggttggggTACTCAACAAGTGAGTTATTGGATCTCTACCCCCAGTATGTGAAGCATCTCCCATCtggatgggcagatgagaatCATTGTTCATCTATTCTTCCAGATTCATCTCAAATGCCTTCTGTGCTGCCCCCCTCATCCCCAGtttcaatctcttcctcttcttgacTCATGGCAACTTGTATCTTGTCTCATACTCATTCTGTCTTCTGCATTATAGTTTTTCCATTTCATGTGGGCATTGCATCTCCCCCTGATGAATTGTAAAGAAGTTCCATGACCTCAGGACCACATGATACAATCTTTTGGTGTTTTCCCCAGCACCTATTGCTGTACTTACTCAGGAGCCTTTATAATCAGATTAAGGGGGTAGGGAAAATAGAATGAAGGGGACTATTGTGGAGATGAGCTATAGAAAaagtgaatgagcatttattaagcttggCCCTTTGCTAGGTAATGAATTGGGCTTGGGAGATACAAAGAGGTAGCTTTGAGGAGTatagaaaaatagaggaaaagcaGTGTTATTGAGAGACTTAGAGAAGAGGgaagttttagggggcagctagtttaATTGTGGTGTTGGGGAAGATGATAAGCACCTCTAGGTCCTTAATCAGTGCTTATTGACTGTATGCAGAACTCTCCTCCCCTGGGGAGGTTTGCtggtttttttaatcttcctgtCTGCCTCCTTCCTACTCTATCCacatcttcccttcccctcctcaagCCTCAGAGAGAAGATTCCATCTGCCTAACTGACACAAACTGGCTTCTCCTGACAGGAAACAAGTCAGACTTAAGTGACCTTCGAGAAGTTCAGCTGGCTGAAGCCCAGCTTCTGGCCGAGCGTTACGAGATCCTCTGTGCCATCGAGACCTCTGCCAAGGACTCCAGTAACGTAGAGGAAGCCTTTGTGAAGGTGGCCACCGAGCTCATGATGAGGCACGGGGGACCTGTGTTCAATGAGAAGAACACGGACAACATCAAACTGGACAGCAAGGACGTGGCAGAAAGCTGGGGCTGTGGGTGCTGATGGTGCCATGCTCAGGTGGTGGGCAGGCACCAGCGCAGATGGGATGATAGGCAGTGCTAATACTGTAGTTTTCTCTGACCTAATGCTAAGTAGTGTTATTGCAATAACTCCTGCCCCAAAATGGGGGACCAACGATTCTGTAGCCGCCAGACCAGTTTTGATTGTGCTTTgccgattttttttttcctttttaaagggaCATAGTTAAAAGCAGTTGGGTCTACTGCTATGGCCATAATGCAAAAGGGGAGAGTTTCCCTGAAGGAAGGAGTTAGGGGGAaggggacctctgaggtccctaatGGCTCCTTTGCTATAAGGATGACTGTAGGCTTGCTCATTAGTTGACTTTGGTTTAGAtgcagaaaagaggaagggaggccAGAGCATTCTCCCCCAAACTCATTTGAGGAAAAAGTTTCAACCCAGCATCCTTTGCTTGTGTCCCTTTAAATCCTTCACCTTGTAGGAGCCATCCAAGCTCCCAAAGTTAATTGGTGGGACAAGTGGAGAGAATTGTCCTCAGCTGAGAAAGGGAGATGATAGCCATTGAGATCCCTGAGGTACCATTCTCACCTTCCTCTGTCTCTACCTACTTCCCCCTTGCCAATCCTGGTTTCTGTCATGGTTATTCTAATCATTCAGACTATAATGAGGCCAAGagtgtgttttttggggggttggtgTTTTTAAGGTCAGGTACCCAGTGGCCCACCTGAGTGGAGTTTGAATAGGGTTTagatccttttttcccttttcctttcctgtgtTTGATTTTCATGCTGCTTTGATTGGTTGGATGACTCTGGTCACTTCAGGTTTCTTTTCTTAGCCCAGGGTGCAATCTGCCCTTTCCAGGGCCGCCCCTTCTGTCAACAGAATCGGATGAGCAGGATGTGGTGAGCGCCATCTTGGCCCCCATCAATCAGCTTAGCTCAGACTCCCCTCTCCCCTGGGCTCGGAGCC includes:
- the RAB43 gene encoding ras-related protein Rab-43, with amino-acid sequence MSGPGPGPGEPDEQYDFLFKLVLVGDASVGKTCVVQRFKTGSFSERQGSTIGVDFTMKTLEIQGKRVKLQIWDTAGQERFRTITQSYYRSANGAILAYDITKKSSFHSVPHWIEDVRKYAGANIVQLLIGNKSDLSDLREVQLAEAQLLAERYEILCAIETSAKDSSNVEEAFVKVATELMMRHGGPVFNEKNTDNIKLDSKDVAESWGCGC